One segment of Desmodus rotundus isolate HL8 chromosome 6, HLdesRot8A.1, whole genome shotgun sequence DNA contains the following:
- the GPR141 gene encoding probable G-protein coupled receptor 141 gives MSAHNNSSCSPTQTPHLTMLYFTVLTGGLAGVISILFLLVKMNTRSVTTMAVVNLVVVHSVFLLTVPFRLTYLIRRRWTFGLPFCKFVSAMLHVHMYLTFLFYVVILAIRYLMFFKHKDKVEFYRKLHAVAASAGLWLLVIVIVVPLIVSQYGSAQMYDKDQCFNFQKELANTYVQIINYLIVTIVIAVTVILLVFQIFLLISMVRRLRHSLLSHQEFWAQLKNLFFIGVIVICFLPYQLFRIYYLYTVVRSDACNNDVAFYNEIFLSVTAISCFDLLLFVLGGSHWFKQKIIDLWNCLLCR, from the coding sequence ATGAGCGCTCACAATAACTCCTCCTGCAGCCCTACGCAGACGCCCCACTTAACCATGCTCTACTTCACGGTGCTCACTGGGGGACTGGCGGGcgtcatctccattttgttcctgCTGGTGAAAATGAACACCCGGTCTGTGACCACCATGGCCGTCGTTAACCTGGTGGTGGTCCACAGCGTCTTCCTGCTGACCGTGCCTTTCCGCCTGACCTACCTCATCCGGCGGAGGTGGACGTTTGGGCTGCCCTTCTGTAAATTCGTGAGCGCCATGCTGCACGTCCACATGTACCTCACGTTCCTGTTCTACGTGGTGATCCTGGCCATCAGGTACCTCATGTTCTTCAAGCACAAGGACAAGGTGGAGTTCTACAGAAAACTGCACGCTGTGGCCGCCAGCGCGGGCCTGTGGCTGCTGGTGATTGTCATCGTGGTGCCCCTGATTGTCTCTCAGTACGGGAGTGCTCAGATGTATGACAAAGACCAGTGTTTTAACTTCCAAAAAGAGCTTGCTAATACATACGTGCAGATCATCAACTATTTGATCGTCACCATTGTCATAGCCGTCACGGTGATTCTGTTGGTGTTCCAGATCTTCCTCCTCATATCGATGGTGCGGAGGCTGCGCCACTCCTTACTGTCCCACCAGGAGTTCTGGGCCCAACTGAAAAACCTGTTTTTTATAGGGGTCATCGTCATTTGCTTCCTTCCCTACCAGTTATTTAGGATCTATTACTTGTACACCGTGGTGCGCTCGGATGCCTGTAACAACGATGTGGCGTTTTATAATGAGATCTTCCTGAGTGTAACGGCCATTAGCTGCTTTGATTTGCTGCTCTTTGTTCTTGGGGGAAGCCACTGGTTTAAGCAAAAGATAATTGACCTGTGGAATTGCCTTTTGTGTCGTTAG